In a genomic window of Cytobacillus sp. FSL H8-0458:
- a CDS encoding ABC transporter permease, with protein MFTAIFGAFESGIIYAIMALGVYLSFRVLDFPDLTVDGSFVTGAAVAATMIVSGANPFLATVTALFAGFIAGCLTGIIHTFGKINALLSGILMMIALYSINLRIMGKSNVPLLNTETAITHVRDFWDKTGIDSFFNSILSMVGLGDSLPRTWGIILFMLVVTLAIKFLTDRFLQTEIGLALRATGDNKRMIRSLSANTNMMVILGLGLSNAMVAFSGALIAQQGGFADVGMGIGMIIIGLASVIIGEALFGTKTIARTTLAVIGGAIIYRIVVTMALRVEFLEPGDMKLITATIVILALIMPKIIDRTKEKKRKAKRLAGSMNISELPSGRKGETGAAIKSDS; from the coding sequence GTGTTTACAGCGATATTCGGTGCATTCGAGTCAGGGATTATATACGCAATTATGGCACTTGGAGTATATCTTTCGTTCAGGGTCCTGGACTTTCCGGATTTAACGGTCGATGGAAGCTTTGTGACTGGAGCAGCTGTAGCTGCAACCATGATTGTCAGCGGGGCTAATCCTTTTCTAGCTACGGTCACTGCATTATTTGCTGGTTTTATTGCCGGCTGCCTAACGGGTATTATTCATACTTTTGGAAAAATTAATGCTCTGTTATCAGGAATCTTGATGATGATTGCTCTGTATTCGATAAATCTTCGTATCATGGGTAAATCAAATGTTCCTCTCCTGAACACAGAAACAGCCATTACACATGTAAGAGATTTTTGGGATAAAACAGGAATCGATTCTTTTTTCAATTCTATTTTGTCCATGGTAGGGCTGGGCGACAGCCTCCCGAGAACATGGGGCATTATTCTCTTTATGCTGGTTGTCACATTGGCTATAAAATTTTTGACAGATCGCTTTCTTCAGACTGAGATTGGTTTAGCTTTAAGGGCTACTGGTGACAACAAGAGGATGATCCGCAGTCTTTCTGCCAATACCAACATGATGGTGATTTTGGGGCTGGGCCTTTCCAATGCAATGGTGGCTTTCTCAGGAGCACTGATTGCCCAGCAGGGCGGATTCGCCGATGTTGGTATGGGTATCGGAATGATTATTATCGGACTGGCTTCAGTTATTATCGGTGAAGCCTTGTTTGGAACAAAAACAATTGCCAGAACGACTTTAGCGGTCATTGGCGGAGCAATTATCTATCGTATCGTGGTTACTATGGCGCTAAGGGTAGAGTTCCTTGAGCCAGGTGATATGAAGCTGATTACAGCAACTATCGTCATCCTTGCATTAATAATGCCGAAGATTATTGACCGCACGAAGGAGAAGAAACGGAAAGCTAAAAGATTGGCAGGAAGCATGAACATAAGTGAATTGCCATCAGGCAGAAAGGGTGAGACTGGTGCTGCAATTAAATCAGATTCATAA
- a CDS encoding ABC transporter ATP-binding protein produces MLQLNQIHKVFNEGTPDEKIALDTINLTLNEGDFVTVIGSNGAGKSTLMNIISGVMIPDVGSVFIDSQNVTGMSEYNRAKLIGRVFQDPMAGTAPSMTIEENLAMAFSRNKTRTLRKGVTKKRRDYFREVLESLHLGLENRLNAKVGLLSGGERQALSLLMATFTEPSILLLDEHTAALDPARAELITKLTKEIVQKYNLTTLMVTHNMQQALDLGNRLIMMDKGQIILEVDDGQKQHLTIEQLLNEFQRIRGTKMASDRALLS; encoded by the coding sequence GTGCTGCAATTAAATCAGATTCATAAAGTCTTCAATGAAGGGACACCAGATGAAAAGATTGCACTTGATACGATCAATCTAACATTGAATGAGGGAGACTTTGTCACAGTCATCGGAAGTAATGGGGCAGGGAAATCCACTTTGATGAATATTATTTCGGGCGTCATGATACCTGATGTTGGGTCTGTGTTTATCGACAGTCAAAATGTCACAGGCATGTCGGAATATAACCGGGCAAAGCTTATAGGCAGGGTTTTTCAGGATCCGATGGCTGGCACTGCCCCGTCCATGACAATTGAAGAAAATCTTGCCATGGCGTTTTCAAGGAATAAAACAAGAACATTACGAAAAGGTGTGACGAAAAAGCGCAGAGACTATTTCCGTGAAGTTCTTGAAAGCCTTCATCTTGGCCTTGAAAACCGTTTAAATGCTAAGGTCGGTTTATTATCGGGAGGAGAACGGCAGGCACTTTCATTATTAATGGCAACCTTCACAGAGCCTTCCATTCTTTTGCTGGATGAACATACAGCTGCCCTCGACCCGGCACGTGCAGAGCTTATTACAAAACTCACAAAAGAAATTGTTCAAAAGTACAATTTAACAACCTTAATGGTCACTCATAATATGCAGCAGGCGCTGGATTTAGGAAACAGACTGATTATGATGGATAAAGGCCAGATTATACTTGAGGTAGATGATGGACAGAAACAGCATCTGACAATTGAACAGCTGTTGAATGAATTTCAGCGAATCCGCGGAACAAAAATGGCAAGTGATCGTGCACTGCTTTCTTAA
- a CDS encoding dihydrolipoamide acetyltransferase family protein, producing MEVKLHDIGEGMTEADINCFLVKPGDAVKADDPLVEVQTDKMTAEIPAPKAGIIKEFTVQPGDTVKVGSTILILETAGEEGADKEKAVSIPDYSQPPQKQKQSFVAFKGKRVLASPFTRKIARDNDIDIEKITGTGPAGRILDEDIYQYIASLQTKPAHDEQEQAALKENIKSLSAEKEIIPFRGRRKQIARKMAQSLFTIPHCTHFEEIDVTELITFRKELKLLNQNLSATAFFLKALSICLKEFPVFNAVLHEEKEEIHLAGEHHIGIAVDTDEGLIVPVIKHVENKTIRDIHAEMKKLTEKALENKLSVKEISGGTFTISNVGPLGGSFGATPIIQHPQTALVSFHKTKKMPVVTDDDQIVIRSMMNISMSFDHRVADGATAVRFTNRFAELIKNPKMLVLEMV from the coding sequence GTGGAGGTGAAACTGCACGATATTGGAGAGGGAATGACGGAAGCTGATATTAATTGCTTTTTAGTCAAGCCGGGGGATGCAGTGAAAGCAGACGATCCGCTTGTTGAAGTACAGACTGATAAGATGACTGCTGAAATACCTGCCCCGAAGGCAGGCATTATTAAGGAATTTACAGTGCAGCCTGGCGATACGGTTAAAGTGGGTTCGACCATTTTAATTTTAGAGACGGCTGGTGAGGAAGGCGCTGATAAAGAGAAAGCCGTTTCAATTCCTGATTACTCACAGCCGCCGCAGAAGCAAAAGCAATCTTTTGTGGCATTCAAAGGAAAACGGGTTCTTGCTTCTCCTTTCACAAGAAAAATAGCGCGCGATAATGACATTGATATTGAGAAAATCACGGGAACAGGTCCTGCTGGCCGTATTTTAGATGAAGATATCTATCAATACATAGCTTCCCTTCAGACGAAGCCGGCCCATGATGAACAGGAACAAGCAGCTTTGAAGGAAAATATAAAAAGCCTCTCTGCTGAGAAAGAAATCATTCCTTTTAGGGGCAGACGGAAGCAGATTGCCAGGAAAATGGCACAATCACTTTTTACCATTCCCCATTGTACCCATTTTGAAGAGATTGATGTAACCGAGCTGATTACTTTCAGAAAAGAACTTAAGCTTCTAAACCAAAACTTGTCTGCTACAGCCTTTTTCCTGAAGGCTTTGTCAATTTGCCTGAAAGAATTTCCTGTGTTCAACGCTGTACTGCATGAAGAAAAGGAAGAAATACATTTGGCAGGTGAACATCATATCGGTATTGCGGTTGATACGGACGAAGGCCTAATCGTTCCGGTCATCAAGCATGTTGAAAATAAAACAATCAGAGACATTCATGCAGAAATGAAAAAGCTTACGGAAAAAGCATTGGAAAATAAGCTTTCTGTTAAAGAAATATCTGGCGGGACATTCACAATCAGTAATGTGGGGCCTCTTGGCGGAAGCTTTGGAGCAACTCCGATTATCCAGCATCCGCAAACAGCTTTGGTATCTTTCCATAAAACAAAAAAGATGCCTGTTGTGACCGATGATGACCAGATTGTCATTCGGTCAATGATGAATATATCAATGTCTTTTGATCATAGAGTTGCAGACGGGGCGACAGCTGTACGCTTTACAAACCGCTTTGCTGAATTGATTAAAAATCCGAAAATGCTTGTTCTGGAGATGGTATAA
- the lpdA gene encoding dihydrolipoyl dehydrogenase yields the protein MVVGELAHERDVIVIGGGPGGYHAAIRAAQLGRNVTLVEQDQLGGICLNKGCIPSKILTQSSEKFTSFQEGENWGLEGGNISLNLNKLQEYKQKKIKQLRAGIEALCQANKIEVLKGSAFFLSEDKIGIEKGDQFDVFRFQNAIIATGGRPEKPLWFREISELVFDQHSISNLSEVPDKLLIYGSDYIALEIGMAYQTLGSNVTLILEDGKEDFDFDQSICRELKRILKKKKIDIFRNSDVLELQHNEGMLTVTFECKGKRETISGTHLFVSSSIRPNTDQLGLSRIGVEQCEAGFIRVDAESRTTQKHIFAVGDVTEGPALAVKAIKQGKTAAEAIAGIKSESDFHFIPIAAHTQPPIASAGLTEQEAINMGYDIEIGVSPLSANGFSTLCGKKDGFIKVISCREKQVLLGIHMVGSGAIELISAGITALEMGAREEDLIFPNYPHPSVNEGLLEAVEALRNRAVHIPPQSKKTQKVRV from the coding sequence ATGGTAGTTGGAGAACTGGCACATGAGCGTGATGTCATCGTAATCGGCGGCGGCCCCGGGGGCTATCATGCCGCAATCCGCGCTGCACAGCTGGGGCGAAATGTTACATTAGTTGAACAGGATCAGCTTGGCGGGATCTGTTTAAATAAAGGCTGCATACCTTCCAAGATTCTCACACAGTCTTCTGAAAAATTCACTTCCTTCCAGGAAGGGGAAAATTGGGGGCTTGAAGGAGGAAATATTTCATTAAACTTAAACAAGCTCCAGGAATACAAGCAGAAGAAAATTAAGCAGCTCCGGGCAGGAATTGAAGCCCTCTGTCAAGCTAATAAAATAGAAGTTCTTAAAGGTTCAGCCTTTTTTCTGTCAGAGGATAAGATTGGGATCGAAAAAGGAGACCAATTTGACGTTTTCCGATTTCAAAATGCCATCATTGCGACCGGCGGCAGACCGGAAAAACCACTTTGGTTCAGAGAGATAAGTGAATTAGTATTCGATCAGCATTCCATTTCAAATTTGAGTGAAGTACCCGATAAACTATTAATCTATGGCAGTGATTACATTGCCCTCGAAATAGGTATGGCCTATCAGACTTTGGGATCTAATGTGACTCTCATCCTCGAAGATGGAAAAGAGGATTTTGATTTTGATCAATCCATTTGCCGGGAACTGAAGAGGATATTAAAAAAGAAAAAAATAGATATTTTTAGAAATTCGGATGTATTGGAACTGCAGCATAATGAAGGAATGTTAACTGTCACTTTTGAGTGTAAAGGAAAACGAGAAACCATTTCTGGCACACATTTATTTGTTTCATCTTCCATTAGACCAAACACTGACCAGCTGGGGCTTTCCCGTATAGGGGTGGAGCAATGTGAAGCAGGATTTATAAGGGTTGACGCAGAAAGCCGGACAACACAGAAACATATTTTCGCAGTCGGTGATGTAACAGAAGGTCCTGCACTTGCTGTAAAAGCAATTAAACAAGGAAAAACAGCCGCTGAAGCAATTGCGGGAATTAAATCGGAATCAGATTTCCACTTCATTCCGATTGCTGCACATACACAGCCTCCTATTGCGAGTGCCGGCTTAACGGAACAGGAAGCCATTAACATGGGCTATGATATTGAAATTGGTGTATCGCCATTATCTGCCAACGGATTCAGCACATTGTGCGGAAAAAAAGACGGATTTATTAAAGTGATCAGCTGCAGGGAAAAACAAGTTCTTCTGGGGATCCACATGGTAGGCTCCGGAGCAATAGAACTAATTTCAGCCGGAATTACTGCATTGGAAATGGGAGCAAGGGAAGAGGATTTAATTTTCCCTAACTACCCGCATCCAAGTGTAAATGAAGGCTTGCTTGAAGCTGTGGAAGCTTTAAGAAATAGGGCTGTTCACATACCGCCACAAAGCAAAAAAACGCAAAAAGTAAGAGTGTAA
- a CDS encoding ABC transporter substrate-binding protein gives MKKSLKAFSLLMAAGMLVLSGCGQEKSSGSSSQGNEKKQYTIGITQFVEHPSLDAATEGFKKALEDEGFKEGDNVKFDFQNAQADMNNTQTIANNFVGDKVDMIFANATPSAVSALNATKDIPILFTSVTDPVGAGLVESFDQPGDNITGTTDNHPEGTSKTIDFMIDEAGVKNIGIIYNSGEQNSEVQVKQVKDLAEPKGAKIVEASVSTSAEVKQAADSLVGRVDAIYIPTDNTVVSALESVISVADSKKIPLFVGELDSMKRGAIAASGFNYFDLGYQTGKMAAEILKGNKKPSEIPVELPGSLKLVINKKAAEAQGLEVKDEWADFAEFHEE, from the coding sequence ATGAAAAAATCGTTGAAAGCTTTTTCTTTACTAATGGCTGCAGGCATGCTTGTTTTGAGCGGCTGCGGACAGGAGAAATCCAGTGGTTCTTCTTCACAAGGTAATGAAAAGAAGCAGTACACAATTGGCATCACACAATTTGTCGAACATCCTTCCTTGGATGCAGCAACAGAGGGATTTAAAAAAGCTTTGGAGGATGAAGGATTTAAAGAAGGCGATAATGTGAAATTTGATTTCCAAAATGCTCAGGCTGATATGAACAACACACAGACAATCGCTAATAATTTTGTCGGCGATAAAGTGGATATGATTTTTGCAAATGCTACTCCAAGTGCCGTTAGCGCTCTCAATGCGACTAAAGATATTCCAATTCTTTTTACATCTGTTACAGACCCTGTTGGAGCGGGTCTTGTTGAATCATTTGATCAGCCTGGAGACAATATTACAGGCACTACTGATAACCACCCGGAAGGAACTTCTAAAACGATTGATTTTATGATAGATGAAGCGGGTGTTAAAAATATTGGCATCATCTACAATTCCGGAGAGCAAAATTCAGAGGTTCAGGTTAAACAGGTAAAAGATCTTGCAGAACCAAAAGGAGCCAAGATTGTAGAAGCCTCTGTTTCAACCTCTGCTGAAGTAAAGCAGGCTGCCGACTCCCTTGTTGGAAGGGTGGATGCCATCTATATCCCTACGGATAATACAGTTGTGTCGGCTCTGGAATCGGTTATCTCTGTCGCTGACAGCAAAAAGATTCCTTTATTCGTTGGTGAGCTTGATTCCATGAAACGCGGTGCTATAGCAGCCAGCGGATTCAACTACTTTGATCTTGGTTACCAGACAGGCAAAATGGCAGCTGAGATCTTAAAAGGAAACAAAAAGCCTTCTGAAATTCCGGTTGAGCTTCCTGGAAGCCTGAAACTGGTCATCAATAAAAAAGCAGCTGAAGCACAGGGACTGGAAGTAAAAGATGAATGGGCTGATTTCGCAGAGTTCCATGAAGAGTAG
- a CDS encoding Leu/Phe/Val dehydrogenase, whose amino-acid sequence MTDMFQKIKDHEQVVFCNDESTGLKAIIAIHSTRLGPALGGCRMFPYKSVDDALEDVLRLSKGMTYKCAASDCDFGGGKAVIIGDPLKDKTPELFRAFGQFVESLNGRFYTGTDMGTSTEDFVHALKETNCIVGVDEVYGGSGDSSVPTAQGVIYGLQATNKALSGTDDLSGKSYAIQGLGKVGFKVAERLLEEGADLFVTDISQQAIDQLLSKAKEIGAGVKVLSSNEIYEAEADFFVPCAMGGIINDDTIDLLKVKAIVGSANNQLMDMRHGQILKDKGILYAPDYIVNAGGLIQVADELYTPNKERVLRKTKAIYNSLLNIYEHAEANGITTVEASNQFCESRIEARTRRNSFFSHMKRPKWAVRT is encoded by the coding sequence ATGACAGATATGTTTCAAAAAATTAAAGACCATGAACAAGTCGTTTTCTGCAATGATGAATCCACCGGACTAAAGGCAATCATTGCTATCCACAGCACAAGGCTGGGGCCGGCATTGGGAGGCTGCCGCATGTTTCCGTATAAAAGCGTTGATGATGCCCTTGAGGATGTCCTCCGATTATCAAAAGGCATGACCTATAAATGTGCGGCTAGTGATTGTGACTTCGGAGGCGGGAAGGCAGTCATTATCGGGGATCCATTAAAAGATAAAACACCTGAGCTGTTCCGTGCTTTTGGCCAATTTGTTGAATCATTGAATGGACGCTTCTATACAGGAACAGACATGGGTACTTCTACAGAGGATTTCGTTCATGCACTAAAGGAAACGAATTGCATTGTGGGGGTTGATGAGGTTTATGGGGGAAGCGGCGATTCTTCTGTACCAACAGCGCAGGGTGTTATTTACGGCCTCCAGGCAACAAATAAAGCACTGAGCGGAACAGACGACCTTTCAGGCAAGAGTTATGCCATTCAGGGACTTGGCAAAGTGGGATTTAAAGTCGCAGAAAGGCTGCTGGAGGAAGGGGCAGATTTATTTGTGACAGATATCAGCCAGCAGGCAATCGACCAGCTCCTCAGCAAGGCGAAAGAAATTGGAGCCGGTGTGAAGGTTTTATCCAGCAATGAGATATATGAGGCCGAGGCAGACTTTTTTGTTCCTTGTGCAATGGGCGGCATCATTAATGATGACACAATCGACCTGCTTAAAGTAAAAGCAATTGTCGGCTCTGCCAATAACCAGCTAATGGATATGCGCCATGGCCAAATCCTAAAAGATAAGGGTATTTTATACGCTCCCGATTATATTGTAAATGCAGGGGGATTAATCCAGGTTGCAGATGAATTATATACACCTAATAAAGAAAGGGTACTCCGCAAAACGAAAGCTATTTATAACTCTCTTCTGAACATCTACGAACATGCTGAAGCAAATGGAATTACAACAGTTGAAGCATCCAACCAATTCTGCGAGAGCCGCATTGAAGCACGCACACGCAGAAACAGCTTTTTCTCCCATATGAAACGCCCGAAGTGGGCAGTAAGAACCTAA
- a CDS encoding alpha-ketoacid dehydrogenase subunit beta, whose amino-acid sequence MKTAVGAKTMTLVQAITDALDTMLNEKEEILLLGEDIGRNGGVFRATEGLQAKYGEGRVIDTPLSEAGFVGAGIGMAVNGFLPVIEIQFLGFIYPAYEQIMTHATRLRMRTMGHFTVPMVIRAPYGAGVRAPEIHCDSTEAIFTHMPGIKVVCPSSPYDAKGLLISAIEDPDPVLFLEPMRCYRSAREEVPEGKYTVEIGKGKKLMNGDDVTVITWGAMVPEAMKAAKQMKENNVHCDVIDLRTLFPLDKDMIAESVQKTGRTVIVHEAHATGGVGNDVLAIINDTSFLYQKAPAERVTGFDAPVPYFGFEDHYLPTPARIKQAIEKVMKF is encoded by the coding sequence ATGAAAACAGCAGTTGGAGCAAAAACTATGACATTAGTGCAAGCCATTACGGATGCTTTAGATACCATGCTGAATGAAAAGGAAGAGATTTTGCTGCTGGGCGAGGATATCGGCAGGAACGGCGGAGTTTTCCGTGCAACTGAGGGTCTTCAGGCTAAGTATGGCGAAGGCCGTGTTATCGATACGCCTTTAAGTGAAGCCGGCTTTGTCGGAGCGGGGATTGGAATGGCTGTTAATGGATTTTTGCCGGTGATCGAAATTCAGTTCCTCGGCTTTATCTATCCCGCATATGAACAAATCATGACCCATGCTACAAGGCTCCGGATGCGGACAATGGGACATTTTACTGTTCCGATGGTAATAAGGGCTCCATATGGTGCGGGAGTAAGGGCTCCGGAAATTCACTGTGATTCAACAGAAGCGATTTTTACTCATATGCCCGGCATCAAGGTCGTCTGTCCATCCAGTCCTTATGACGCCAAAGGACTGCTGATTTCGGCTATTGAGGACCCGGATCCGGTTCTGTTTCTTGAGCCGATGCGCTGCTATCGTTCGGCCAGAGAGGAAGTCCCTGAAGGGAAGTATACAGTTGAAATAGGAAAAGGCAAAAAACTCATGAATGGGGACGATGTAACGGTCATTACGTGGGGAGCCATGGTGCCAGAAGCTATGAAAGCGGCAAAGCAGATGAAAGAAAATAATGTACATTGTGATGTAATTGATTTAAGAACCCTATTCCCGCTGGATAAAGACATGATTGCAGAATCTGTCCAAAAAACAGGGAGAACGGTTATTGTCCATGAAGCCCATGCCACCGGCGGAGTCGGAAATGATGTGCTTGCCATCATTAATGATACATCCTTTTTATATCAGAAAGCACCAGCAGAACGGGTTACTGGATTTGATGCACCAGTTCCATATTTCGGTTTTGAGGATCATTACCTGCCAACTCCGGCAAGGATTAAGCAGGCAATAGAAAAAGTTATGAAGTTTTAG
- the pdhA gene encoding pyruvate dehydrogenase (acetyl-transferring) E1 component subunit alpha, giving the protein MENHFPIRRIMDENGTIINFEDKEKVTDKLVKEFYRHMVRIRTFDRKAISLQRQGRIGTYAPYEGQEASQVGTAVALGENDWMFPTYRDHGAAMTFGHSLRNILLFWNGRNEGCVPPDGKKIFPPGIPIATQIPHAAGAAFAERKKGTANAAIAYFGDGATSEGDFHEGLNFASVFKAPVVFFNQNNQYAISVPFEKQMNTKTIAQKALAYDIPGVRIDGNDVFMVYFETLKALERARKGEGPTLIEAVTWRYGAHTTADDPSKYRDQSESNSRRQETDPILRLERWLKNEGIFDEKWQRAIEEEAAAEIDKAVAEMENFPPADPAVIFDYVFAEPTWQIKQQKEEYLKLIGGGS; this is encoded by the coding sequence ATGGAAAATCACTTTCCGATCAGGCGAATAATGGACGAAAATGGAACGATCATCAATTTCGAAGATAAAGAAAAAGTAACTGATAAGCTTGTAAAAGAGTTTTATAGACATATGGTTAGAATCCGTACTTTTGACCGCAAAGCTATTTCACTTCAGCGGCAGGGCAGGATAGGCACTTATGCTCCTTATGAAGGACAGGAGGCTTCCCAGGTCGGAACTGCTGTTGCGCTGGGGGAGAACGATTGGATGTTTCCTACCTATCGCGACCACGGAGCGGCTATGACCTTTGGCCACTCACTGCGAAACATCCTGTTGTTTTGGAACGGAAGAAATGAAGGGTGTGTGCCGCCTGACGGAAAGAAAATTTTCCCTCCAGGCATCCCGATTGCGACACAAATCCCTCATGCAGCAGGAGCTGCGTTCGCAGAAAGGAAAAAAGGCACTGCCAATGCTGCTATTGCTTATTTTGGTGATGGTGCCACCTCAGAGGGAGATTTCCATGAAGGATTAAATTTCGCCAGCGTATTTAAAGCTCCGGTTGTCTTTTTTAATCAGAACAATCAATACGCCATTTCTGTTCCGTTTGAGAAGCAGATGAATACAAAAACGATTGCCCAGAAAGCCCTGGCATATGATATTCCGGGAGTCAGGATCGATGGGAATGATGTTTTCATGGTTTATTTTGAAACACTGAAAGCCTTAGAGCGGGCCCGTAAAGGTGAAGGGCCGACATTAATTGAAGCTGTGACATGGAGATATGGTGCACACACTACAGCAGATGACCCATCCAAATACCGTGATCAATCGGAAAGCAATAGCAGAAGACAGGAGACTGACCCTATTTTAAGGCTGGAGCGCTGGCTGAAAAATGAAGGAATATTTGATGAGAAATGGCAAAGGGCAATAGAAGAGGAAGCAGCAGCTGAAATAGATAAAGCTGTAGCTGAAATGGAAAATTTTCCTCCTGCAGATCCTGCAGTAATTTTTGACTATGTCTTTGCTGAGCCTACATGGCAAATCAAGCAGCAAAAAGAAGAGTATCTGAAGCTGATTGGAGGCGGCAGTTAA
- a CDS encoding thioesterase family protein — protein sequence MKPGLQIGNQAVIRAVVSPEMFAQFEGEVIHPVYSTVTMIYHMEWASRLLITPYLDEEEEGMGGAVSARHLSPSPEGSSIVITATLSKLEGNSVYSNVTVHNGEILAGEGEVKQVILKKSRIAQMLKKD from the coding sequence ATGAAACCTGGGCTGCAAATTGGGAACCAGGCAGTTATCCGTGCAGTGGTCTCACCTGAAATGTTCGCACAATTTGAAGGAGAGGTTATTCATCCTGTCTATTCCACTGTAACCATGATCTATCACATGGAGTGGGCCTCCCGACTCCTGATCACCCCCTATTTGGATGAGGAAGAAGAAGGGATGGGTGGAGCTGTTTCTGCCAGGCATTTATCTCCGTCACCTGAAGGATCCTCCATTGTTATAACAGCTACCCTATCCAAGCTGGAAGGAAATTCAGTTTACTCAAATGTAACCGTCCATAATGGAGAAATCCTGGCTGGCGAAGGTGAAGTCAAACAGGTGATTCTGAAGAAAAGCAGGATTGCACAAATGTTAAAGAAAGATTAA
- a CDS encoding NAD(P)H-dependent flavin oxidoreductase encodes MNRLTDILNIKYPIIQGGMGNISNAILTAAVSEAGGLGTIGAGTMPPEDVERIIEETKILTDKPFAVNVALSVSPYVKEILSLVIKHKIPAVSLSAGNPAPFIPKLHENGVKVITVAASVRQALKAEAAGADIIAAEGYEAAGINSALETTTLVLIPQIIGNVSVPVVAAGGIGDGKGLAAMLALGASGVQMGTRFIATNEAPFHPQYKKKIIEASDHETLIVGRSVGRIRRVLSTGYANKLLDYEKQGISIDEFNKLTSEDYHKIGAINGNGDEGFMNGGQIAGLISDLPSVKELLDKMIADADLQLQKAKKLLN; translated from the coding sequence TTGAATAGATTAACAGACATATTAAATATTAAATATCCAATTATTCAGGGCGGCATGGGGAATATAAGCAATGCCATTTTAACAGCGGCCGTTTCGGAAGCCGGCGGGCTTGGCACGATCGGAGCAGGAACAATGCCTCCTGAGGATGTTGAAAGAATAATTGAGGAAACTAAAATTTTAACAGATAAGCCATTTGCTGTTAACGTTGCACTAAGTGTCTCCCCATATGTAAAAGAAATTCTTTCTCTTGTCATTAAGCATAAGATTCCTGCAGTTTCACTTTCAGCAGGAAATCCTGCCCCTTTTATACCTAAGCTTCATGAAAATGGGGTGAAAGTCATCACAGTGGCAGCTTCTGTAAGACAGGCGCTGAAAGCAGAGGCAGCAGGAGCTGATATCATTGCGGCAGAAGGGTATGAGGCAGCTGGAATCAATAGTGCTCTTGAAACCACTACACTCGTATTAATCCCTCAAATAATAGGCAATGTCTCAGTCCCGGTAGTGGCAGCTGGAGGAATTGGCGATGGCAAGGGGCTTGCTGCCATGCTTGCCCTGGGTGCGAGCGGTGTTCAAATGGGCACCAGATTCATTGCAACCAATGAGGCGCCATTTCATCCGCAGTATAAAAAGAAAATTATTGAAGCATCCGATCATGAAACACTTATAGTGGGGCGTTCAGTTGGAAGAATACGAAGAGTGCTTTCCACCGGTTATGCCAATAAATTACTGGATTACGAAAAACAAGGGATTTCTATTGATGAGTTTAATAAACTCACTTCTGAAGACTATCATAAAATTGGAGCGATAAATGGAAACGGTGACGAAGGTTTTATGAACGGCGGTCAGATAGCTGGCCTGATTTCTGATCTTCCAAGCGTAAAGGAGCTCTTGGATAAGATGATAGCGGATGCTGATCTTCAGCTTCAAAAGGCGAAGAAGCTATTAAACTAG